Proteins found in one Amycolatopsis aidingensis genomic segment:
- the prfB gene encoding peptide chain release factor 2, with product MSAEFETDLKDLAAKLAQVESVMDLDALRAQVADLEQQAADPSLWDDPESAQKVTSQLSHRQAELRRVTELRQRLDDLGVLHELAKAEGDSASLTEADTELAELTREIDALEVRTLLSGEYDARNAVVTIRSEAGGVDAADWAEMLLRMYLRWAERHGYPTDVYDISYAEEAGIRSATFRVVAPYVYGTLSVEQGTHRLVRISPFDNQGRRQTSFAHVEVMPEVEEVDHIDIPEKDIRVDVYRSSGPGGQSVNTTDSAVRLTHIPTGVVVSCQNEKSQLQNKVAAMKVLQAKLLQRKKEEERAELDALRDVGSSWGNQMRSYVLHPYQMVKDVRTEFEVGNPSAVLEGDIDGFLDAGIRWRKQRGDNAA from the coding sequence GTGAGTGCTGAGTTCGAAACAGACCTGAAGGACCTCGCTGCCAAGCTGGCCCAGGTCGAGTCGGTGATGGACCTGGATGCGCTGCGCGCGCAGGTCGCCGACCTGGAACAGCAGGCTGCGGACCCGAGCCTCTGGGACGACCCCGAGTCAGCACAGAAGGTGACCAGCCAGCTCTCGCACCGGCAGGCCGAGCTGCGCAGGGTGACCGAGCTGCGCCAGCGGCTCGACGACCTCGGCGTGCTGCACGAGCTGGCCAAGGCCGAGGGCGACTCCGCGAGCCTGACCGAGGCCGACACCGAGCTGGCCGAGCTGACCAGGGAGATCGATGCGCTCGAGGTGCGCACGCTGCTGTCCGGGGAGTACGACGCGCGTAACGCCGTGGTGACCATCCGGTCCGAGGCCGGCGGCGTGGACGCCGCCGACTGGGCCGAGATGCTGCTGCGGATGTACCTGCGCTGGGCCGAGCGGCACGGCTACCCGACCGATGTGTACGACATCTCCTACGCCGAGGAGGCCGGCATCCGCTCGGCCACCTTCCGGGTGGTCGCGCCGTACGTCTACGGCACGTTGTCGGTCGAGCAGGGGACGCACCGGCTGGTGCGGATCTCGCCATTCGACAACCAGGGCCGGCGGCAGACCTCCTTCGCGCACGTCGAGGTCATGCCCGAGGTGGAGGAGGTCGACCACATCGACATCCCGGAGAAGGACATCCGGGTCGATGTGTACCGATCGTCAGGGCCTGGTGGACAGAGCGTGAACACCACCGACTCGGCCGTGCGGTTGACCCACATCCCCACCGGGGTGGTGGTGTCCTGCCAGAACGAGAAGTCCCAGCTGCAGAACAAGGTCGCCGCCATGAAGGTGCTGCAGGCCAAGCTGCTGCAGCGGAAGAAGGAAGAGGAACGCGCCGAGCTGGACGCCCTGCGCGACGTCGGGTCCAGCTGGGGCAACCAGATGCGGTCCTACGTGCTGCACCCGTACCAGATGGTCAAGGACGTGCGCACCGAGTTCGAGGTGGGCAACCCTTCCGCGGTGCTGGAGGGCGATATCGACGGCTTCCTCGACGCGGGCATCCGCTGGCGGAAGCAGCGCGGCGACAACGCAGCGTAA
- the ftsE gene encoding cell division ATP-binding protein FtsE — translation MIRLDSVSKVYKTSTRPALDGVSVDVDKGEFVFLIGPSGSGKSTFLRLLLREEVPSKGRVYVSNFDVAKMARRRIPRLRQTIGCVFQDFRLLTNKTVSENVAFALEVIGKPKHTITKVVPEVLELVGLDGKADRMPHELSGGEQQRVAIARAFVNRPLVLLADEPTGNLDPDTSQDIMLLLERINRTGTTVVMATHDHSIVDSMRRRVVELQLGKVIRDDKRGVYGVGR, via the coding sequence GTGATCCGGCTCGACAGTGTTTCCAAGGTCTACAAGACCTCGACCCGTCCGGCGCTGGACGGCGTCTCCGTCGATGTGGACAAGGGTGAGTTCGTCTTCCTGATCGGACCTTCGGGGTCCGGCAAGTCGACCTTCCTCCGCCTGCTGCTGCGCGAGGAGGTGCCGAGCAAGGGCCGGGTGTACGTGTCCAACTTCGACGTGGCGAAGATGGCCCGGCGCAGGATCCCCCGGCTGCGCCAGACCATCGGCTGCGTCTTCCAGGACTTCCGGCTGCTGACCAACAAGACGGTCTCGGAGAACGTCGCGTTCGCGCTCGAGGTGATCGGCAAGCCGAAGCACACCATCACCAAGGTCGTGCCCGAGGTGCTCGAGCTGGTCGGGCTGGACGGCAAGGCCGACCGGATGCCGCACGAGCTCTCCGGTGGCGAGCAGCAGCGGGTGGCGATCGCGCGGGCCTTCGTGAACCGGCCGCTGGTGCTGCTGGCCGACGAGCCGACCGGGAACCTGGACCCGGACACCAGCCAGGACATCATGCTGCTGCTGGAGCGGATCAACCGCACCGGAACCACGGTGGTGATGGCCACGCACGACCACTCGATCGTCGACTCGATGCGTCGCAGGGTCGTCGAGTTGCAGCTCGGCAAGGTGATCCGGGACGACAAACGCGGCGTGTACGGCGTGGGTCGCTGA
- the ftsX gene encoding permease-like cell division protein FtsX, with protein MRASFVFSEVITGLRRNLTMTIAMILTTAVSLAMLGGGLLIVRTIDKMKVNYLDDVEVTVFLTEDISANDPACAKEPCSTLRQQLEDNEAVESVVFENRQDAFERFKRIFEGQPELVELARPESLPASLQVKLFNPERSELIVQEFSGQAGVDKVSDQNKFLERFFNLLNGGRDLTLVIALVLAAAALLLIANTIQLSAFTRRTEVGIMRLVGATRWYTQLPFLLEAVVAGVIGAVLAVGLLIGGKFLFLDRIFGATGGTIPEIQVFDVLFPVAPVLLGVSILISAITGYITLRLYVRH; from the coding sequence ATGCGCGCCAGCTTCGTGTTCAGCGAGGTCATCACCGGTCTCCGCCGGAACCTGACGATGACCATCGCGATGATCCTCACCACCGCGGTCTCGCTAGCCATGCTGGGCGGTGGCCTGCTGATCGTCCGCACCATCGACAAGATGAAGGTGAACTACCTCGACGACGTCGAGGTCACGGTCTTCCTCACCGAGGACATCAGCGCGAACGACCCGGCCTGCGCCAAGGAGCCATGCTCGACCCTGCGCCAGCAGCTGGAGGACAACGAGGCCGTCGAGTCGGTGGTTTTCGAGAACCGGCAGGACGCCTTCGAGCGGTTCAAGCGGATCTTCGAAGGGCAGCCGGAGCTGGTCGAGCTGGCCCGCCCGGAGTCGCTACCCGCGTCCTTGCAGGTCAAACTGTTCAACCCGGAACGAAGTGAGCTCATCGTCCAGGAGTTCAGCGGTCAGGCCGGAGTGGACAAGGTCAGTGACCAGAACAAGTTCCTGGAACGGTTCTTCAACCTGCTCAACGGCGGCAGAGACCTGACACTGGTGATCGCGCTGGTGCTGGCCGCCGCGGCCCTGCTGCTGATCGCGAACACCATCCAGCTGTCCGCCTTCACCAGACGCACCGAGGTCGGCATCATGCGGCTGGTCGGCGCGACCAGGTGGTACACCCAGTTACCCTTCCTGCTGGAGGCCGTGGTCGCGGGCGTGATCGGTGCCGTACTCGCGGTGGGGCTGCTGATCGGCGGGAAGTTCCTCTTCCTCGACCGGATCTTCGGCGCCACCGGCGGGACGATTCCGGAGATCCAGGTGTTCGACGTGCTGTTCCCGGTCGCTCCGGTGCTACTCGGAGTGTCCATATTGATCTCGGCCATCACCGGATACATCACGTTGCGCCTGTACGTCCGGCATTAA
- the smpB gene encoding SsrA-binding protein SmpB, translating to MPKEQGRKVIVSNRRARHDYSILDTYEAGLVLVGTEVKSLRAGRASLADAFATVDDGEVWLRGVHIQEYEHGTWTNHEARRKRKLLLHRGEIEKLIGKTKETGLSLVPLSMYFKDGKVKVELALARGRKAHDKRQAIAKRDAEREMAKAMGRAVKGKYRG from the coding sequence ATGCCCAAGGAACAAGGCCGCAAGGTGATCGTGTCGAACCGCAGGGCGCGGCACGACTACTCGATCCTGGACACCTACGAAGCCGGCCTCGTACTCGTGGGCACCGAGGTGAAGAGCCTGCGTGCGGGCAGGGCCTCGCTGGCCGACGCGTTCGCCACCGTGGACGACGGCGAGGTCTGGCTGCGCGGGGTGCACATCCAGGAGTACGAGCACGGCACCTGGACCAACCACGAGGCGCGCCGCAAGCGCAAGCTGCTGCTGCACCGCGGCGAGATCGAGAAACTGATCGGCAAGACCAAGGAGACCGGGCTGTCCCTGGTCCCGCTGTCGATGTACTTCAAGGACGGCAAGGTCAAGGTGGAGCTGGCCCTGGCAAGGGGCCGCAAGGCACACGACAAGCGGCAGGCCATCGCCAAGCGGGACGCCGAACGGGAGATGGCCAAGGCGATGGGCCGCGCGGTCAAGGGCAAGTACCGCGGTTGA
- a CDS encoding acyltransferase family protein: MRSSQKSPVRRDSFLDVVRAGAIVAVVGQHWIMPVLGYQDGHLATGNALATPGWWLVTWLSQVMPLVFFAGGAANLLSLRRAPAVRDWLGARVQRLLLPVLPLLAVWLAVPPLLRGAGVPEQPVEVAGAIAAQLLWFLAVYLPTVLLTPLLARAHQRWGLAVPAALAAAAVLVDIARFGDTPLIGYANALFVWLAVHQLGFHYADGRLGEFGRRAAAGLSVAGFGVTALLVAFGPYPASMIGMPGAPVSNMSPPSALLVSLAIGQVGLLLAVRPELNRLAATPVAGAALRWLGPRFMSIYLWHMPALVAVAGVAVLGLGYATPEPGTPLWLAMLPLWVGAAAAVLGRLLRVFGRFEGMPLPRPARQAPVWQLACAALLGATGLLGLAAGGFTTPEGGTLADSPLPWVALVLTAFLLTRMGSAGEQAGGGVVQDGPQERFPEAGVGGPARDRPQLGGVGVGNVREIGAQHHPIRDPRQ, encoded by the coding sequence ATGCGTTCCAGCCAGAAAAGCCCTGTTCGGAGGGACTCCTTCCTCGATGTCGTCCGGGCCGGGGCGATCGTGGCGGTGGTCGGCCAGCACTGGATCATGCCGGTGCTCGGCTACCAGGACGGCCACCTCGCCACCGGCAACGCCCTCGCCACCCCGGGCTGGTGGCTGGTGACCTGGTTGTCGCAGGTCATGCCGTTGGTCTTCTTCGCTGGCGGCGCGGCGAACCTGCTGTCCCTGCGCAGGGCGCCCGCGGTGCGGGACTGGCTCGGCGCGCGGGTGCAGCGTCTGCTGCTGCCGGTACTGCCGCTGCTGGCCGTCTGGCTTGCGGTGCCGCCGCTGCTGCGCGGTGCCGGGGTGCCGGAGCAGCCGGTGGAGGTGGCCGGTGCGATCGCGGCGCAGTTGCTCTGGTTCCTCGCCGTCTACCTGCCGACCGTGCTGCTGACCCCGCTGCTGGCGCGGGCGCACCAGCGCTGGGGCCTGGCCGTACCGGCGGCGCTTGCCGCGGCCGCGGTGCTGGTCGATATCGCCCGATTCGGTGACACCCCGCTGATCGGCTATGCCAACGCGCTGTTCGTCTGGCTCGCGGTGCACCAGCTCGGCTTCCACTACGCCGATGGGCGGCTCGGCGAGTTCGGTCGCCGGGCGGCGGCCGGGTTGTCCGTGGCCGGTTTCGGCGTCACCGCGCTGCTGGTGGCCTTCGGTCCGTACCCGGCGAGCATGATCGGCATGCCGGGGGCTCCGGTGTCCAACATGAGCCCGCCGAGCGCGCTGCTGGTCAGCCTCGCCATCGGGCAGGTCGGCCTGCTGCTGGCGGTGCGCCCGGAACTGAACCGGCTGGCGGCCACCCCGGTCGCGGGCGCGGCGCTGCGCTGGCTCGGGCCGCGGTTCATGAGCATCTACCTGTGGCATATGCCCGCGCTGGTGGCCGTGGCCGGGGTCGCCGTGCTCGGCCTCGGCTACGCCACCCCGGAGCCGGGCACGCCGCTGTGGCTGGCCATGCTCCCGCTGTGGGTCGGCGCGGCCGCCGCCGTGCTGGGCAGGCTGCTGCGGGTGTTCGGGCGGTTCGAGGGCATGCCGCTGCCCCGGCCAGCCCGGCAGGCGCCGGTCTGGCAGCTGGCCTGCGCGGCGCTGCTGGGCGCGACCGGCCTGCTCGGCCTGGCCGCAGGCGGATTCACCACCCCCGAAGGCGGCACCCTCGCGGACAGCCCGCTGCCCTGGGTGGCCCTGGTCCTCACCGCCTTCCTGCTCACCCGGATGGGGTCAGCGGGTGAGCAGGCTGGCGGGGGTGTCGTGCAGGACGGCCCGCAGGAACGGTTCCCCGAGGCGGGCGTCGGCGGCCCAGCCCGCGATCGCCCGCAGCTGGGTGGCGTAGGGGTAGGGAATGTTCGGGAAATCGGTGCCCAGCACCACCCGATCCGCGATCCGCGCCAGTGA
- a CDS encoding MarR family winged helix-turn-helix transcriptional regulator, giving the protein MGELPVQLAVAFRAVMDRVHTRLATEGFADVRPAHGFVFQFLSFRDGATAVELAEHLGVTKQAAVQLVDELVRNGYVTRGPHPTDRRSRLVSLTTRGWACIGRVLELWQEIEREWEQRIGAPRLAQLRADLTALTEHTADGHAVPLRPLW; this is encoded by the coding sequence GTGGGTGAGCTGCCGGTCCAGCTCGCGGTCGCGTTCCGCGCGGTGATGGACCGGGTGCACACGCGACTGGCCACGGAGGGATTCGCGGACGTCCGCCCCGCGCACGGCTTCGTCTTCCAGTTTCTGTCCTTTCGCGACGGTGCGACCGCGGTGGAGCTGGCCGAGCACCTCGGCGTAACCAAGCAGGCCGCGGTGCAACTGGTGGACGAACTGGTGCGCAACGGCTACGTCACCCGTGGCCCGCATCCCACCGACCGGCGCAGCAGGCTGGTCAGCCTGACCACCCGCGGCTGGGCGTGTATCGGGCGGGTACTCGAGCTCTGGCAGGAGATCGAACGGGAGTGGGAGCAGCGGATCGGCGCGCCGCGGCTGGCGCAGCTGCGGGCCGATCTCACGGCGCTCACCGAGCACACCGCGGACGGGCACGCGGTGCCGTTGCGTCCATTGTGGTGA
- a CDS encoding cupin domain-containing protein, whose translation MTLARWAEAPRFDNAGFVFHPQAVPSRGSAELAVWALEATPGARSERHTVDREEVFVLHEGRLVAEVGAAEHEFTPGDALIVPPDTPLCLHNPGARSARLTVCTSRGIRGVVHGRTIDPPWAQ comes from the coding sequence ATGACGCTGGCGCGCTGGGCCGAGGCCCCGAGGTTCGACAACGCGGGATTCGTCTTCCACCCGCAGGCCGTGCCCAGTCGCGGCTCGGCCGAGCTGGCGGTGTGGGCGCTGGAGGCCACCCCTGGCGCGCGCAGCGAGCGGCACACCGTGGACCGGGAGGAGGTCTTCGTGCTGCACGAGGGCCGGCTGGTCGCCGAGGTCGGCGCCGCCGAGCACGAGTTCACCCCGGGGGACGCGCTGATCGTGCCACCGGACACGCCGCTGTGCCTGCACAATCCCGGTGCGCGGTCCGCCAGGCTGACCGTGTGCACGTCCAGGGGCATCCGCGGCGTTGTGCACGGGCGCACCATCGACCCGCCCTGGGCGCAGTAG
- a CDS encoding response regulator transcription factor, translating to MRVVLAEDAVLLRAGVQRLLADEQIETVAAVDNGEDLIEAVQQHRPELAIVDVRMPPTFTDEGLRAALRAREVLPGLPVLVLSQYVEETYAVELLSVGAGGVGYLLKERVADVTDFLDAVRRVAAGGTAIDPDVIAQLMARGRKNPLDALTARETEVLRLMAQGLSNTAIANTLVVSHGAVEKHIGNIFAKLNLESSLDEHRRVRAVLTYLNRS from the coding sequence ATGCGTGTCGTCCTTGCCGAAGACGCCGTCCTGTTGCGCGCGGGTGTGCAACGCCTCCTTGCCGACGAGCAGATCGAGACGGTCGCTGCCGTGGACAACGGCGAGGACCTGATCGAGGCCGTGCAGCAGCACCGGCCCGAACTGGCCATCGTGGACGTCCGGATGCCGCCAACGTTCACCGACGAGGGCCTGCGTGCCGCGTTGCGGGCCAGGGAGGTGCTGCCCGGGCTGCCGGTGCTGGTGCTTTCCCAGTACGTCGAGGAGACCTACGCGGTGGAGCTGCTGTCCGTGGGAGCGGGCGGCGTGGGGTACCTGCTGAAGGAGCGAGTCGCCGATGTCACGGACTTCCTGGACGCGGTACGCCGCGTGGCCGCAGGCGGCACCGCCATCGACCCCGATGTGATCGCGCAGCTCATGGCACGCGGCCGGAAGAACCCGCTGGACGCGCTCACCGCACGGGAGACCGAGGTGCTCCGGCTGATGGCGCAGGGACTGTCCAACACCGCCATCGCGAACACCCTGGTGGTGTCGCACGGCGCGGTCGAGAAACACATCGGCAACATCTTCGCCAAGCTCAACCTCGAGTCGAGCCTCGATGAACACCGGCGGGTACGCGCGGTGCTCACCTACCTGAACCGGTCCTGA
- a CDS encoding sensor histidine kinase: MDAEQEVPDRPLPGAVRTITFMVVSFPLRLLQFVLIVVGAAVGISTVVIWIGIPILLGTTALVRWFGDLERGWARSMLGAPTGEVEKLRVDGSWLDRWRLRLADSVTWRDFGYLMLVFPLGVLEFALGLMSVILVPFAIWVAPWLGWLHAQLAEALLGPPRTQRLAARAQRLQASRARGVDAAEAERRRIERDLHDGAQQRLVSVAMSLGRAKSKLEQDPEALRELIDEAHSDAKLAVSELRDLARGIYPAVLGDRGLDAALSAQAAKSPIPVEVNVDVQQRPPAAVESTAYFIVGETLTNIAKHAGATEAAVKVWRTEETVIVEVTDNGHGGAEMRPEGGLAGLADRAATIDGVITVVSPPGGPTVIRADLPCSW, translated from the coding sequence ATGGACGCGGAGCAGGAGGTGCCCGACCGGCCACTGCCGGGGGCGGTCCGGACGATCACTTTCATGGTCGTCAGCTTCCCGCTGCGCCTGCTCCAGTTCGTGCTGATCGTGGTGGGGGCGGCCGTCGGCATCAGCACCGTGGTGATCTGGATCGGCATCCCGATCCTGCTGGGCACCACCGCACTGGTGCGCTGGTTCGGTGACCTGGAACGCGGCTGGGCGCGCAGCATGCTCGGGGCGCCCACCGGCGAGGTGGAGAAGCTGCGGGTCGATGGCAGCTGGCTGGACCGCTGGCGGCTCCGGCTCGCCGACTCGGTCACCTGGCGGGACTTCGGCTACCTGATGCTGGTGTTCCCGCTGGGCGTGCTGGAGTTCGCGCTGGGCCTGATGTCGGTGATCCTGGTGCCGTTCGCGATCTGGGTCGCCCCCTGGCTGGGCTGGTTGCACGCGCAGCTCGCCGAGGCCCTGCTCGGCCCGCCGCGCACGCAACGGCTGGCGGCGCGGGCGCAGCGGCTGCAGGCGTCCAGGGCACGCGGGGTGGACGCGGCCGAGGCCGAACGCAGGCGGATCGAACGCGACCTGCACGACGGTGCGCAGCAGCGGCTGGTGTCGGTGGCGATGAGCCTCGGCAGGGCGAAGTCGAAGCTGGAGCAGGACCCGGAGGCGCTGCGAGAGCTCATCGACGAGGCGCACTCCGACGCCAAACTCGCCGTATCCGAGCTGCGCGACCTCGCCCGCGGTATCTACCCCGCGGTGCTCGGCGACCGTGGCCTTGACGCGGCGCTGTCCGCCCAGGCCGCCAAGTCGCCGATCCCGGTCGAGGTGAACGTGGACGTGCAGCAGCGCCCGCCGGCCGCGGTGGAGAGCACGGCGTACTTCATCGTCGGCGAGACGCTGACCAACATCGCCAAGCACGCCGGCGCCACCGAGGCCGCGGTCAAGGTGTGGCGCACCGAGGAGACGGTGATCGTCGAGGTGACCGACAACGGCCACGGGGGTGCCGAGATGCGGCCCGAGGGAGGCCTCGCGGGCCTCGCCGACCGTGCTGCCACGATTGACGGCGTTATCACCGTTGTCAGCCCACCCGGGGGCCCCACCGTGATCCGCGCGGATCTGCCGTGTTCCTGGTGA
- a CDS encoding sensor domain-containing protein produces the protein MTTAPRAPIGNDGTHQRPPFGGSLAYLLMNMPLGILCFVTLVTLSSVGVGTAIIWVGIPVLALGVLLCRGGARVERARVYALLDTYIPLPYRPLPEGSQRLRWRARLRDQATWRDLGYFVLLFPLGLIEFVLMVAFWSVSLAFAGLPVYYRFLPEGAYYFPSFDLRWITVDSTLSALPWAALGVLFIAMSIVVTRSMGRAHASFARVLLGPSPDRSAELDASFPQDRPLSMMAG, from the coding sequence ATGACCACCGCACCCAGGGCCCCCATCGGGAACGACGGCACCCACCAGCGGCCGCCCTTCGGCGGTTCACTGGCCTACCTGCTGATGAACATGCCGCTGGGCATCCTCTGTTTCGTCACACTGGTCACCCTGTCCTCGGTCGGGGTGGGCACCGCGATCATCTGGGTCGGCATCCCGGTCCTGGCGCTGGGGGTGCTGCTGTGCCGGGGCGGCGCGCGGGTGGAGCGCGCACGGGTGTACGCCCTGCTGGACACCTACATCCCGTTGCCCTACCGGCCACTGCCGGAGGGCAGCCAGCGGCTCCGGTGGCGAGCCCGGCTGCGGGACCAGGCCACCTGGCGCGACCTGGGCTACTTCGTCCTGCTGTTCCCGCTCGGCCTGATCGAGTTCGTGCTGATGGTGGCCTTCTGGTCGGTCAGCCTCGCGTTCGCGGGGCTGCCCGTCTACTACCGGTTCCTGCCCGAGGGGGCCTACTACTTCCCTTCCTTCGACCTGCGCTGGATCACCGTGGACTCCACGCTGTCCGCCCTGCCATGGGCCGCGCTCGGCGTGCTGTTCATCGCCATGTCCATCGTCGTCACCCGGTCGATGGGACGCGCCCACGCCTCCTTCGCCCGCGTCCTGCTCGGGCCGAGCCCGGACCGCAGTGCGGAGCTCGATGCGTCTTTTCCGCAGGACCGCCCGCTCAGCATGATGGCAGGATGA
- a CDS encoding TetR-like C-terminal domain-containing protein, with protein MAPGTTRPGGRTARVRAAVLRAAADALVEVGFAHLDLADVARRAEVGKTTVYRRWGTVTSVVADLLADMAEQSSPRTETGCLLGDLKANARLVQRTLSDSRQGALFKAVIAAATCDRKTAQALHRFYEIRISEWAPCVRQAIDRGEVPAGTDPREVIRAVSAPLYYRLLTSADLPDEADADRAAEAAVAAARAGAYVACPASL; from the coding sequence GTGGCACCAGGTACCACGCGACCAGGAGGTCGCACGGCACGAGTACGCGCCGCGGTACTGCGTGCCGCGGCGGACGCGCTCGTGGAGGTTGGTTTCGCGCACCTGGACCTCGCGGACGTCGCACGACGCGCGGAGGTCGGCAAAACGACGGTCTACCGCCGCTGGGGAACGGTGACCAGCGTGGTCGCGGACCTGCTTGCGGACATGGCGGAACAGTCCTCGCCGCGCACCGAAACGGGTTGCCTGCTCGGCGACCTGAAGGCCAACGCCCGGCTGGTGCAGCGCACCCTGTCCGACTCGCGGCAGGGGGCGCTGTTCAAGGCCGTGATCGCGGCCGCGACCTGCGACCGCAAGACCGCACAGGCTTTGCACCGGTTCTACGAGATCCGGATCAGCGAGTGGGCCCCCTGCGTACGGCAGGCCATCGACCGAGGCGAGGTGCCGGCAGGCACCGACCCGCGCGAGGTCATCCGCGCCGTGTCCGCTCCGCTGTACTACCGGCTGCTGACCAGTGCCGACCTCCCCGACGAGGCCGACGCGGACCGCGCGGCCGAGGCCGCCGTCGCGGCGGCACGCGCCGGTGCATACGTGGCTTGCCCTGCCTCGCTCTAG
- a CDS encoding aldo/keto reductase, protein MSLGAGTFAGRGPLFGAWGNTDADEARRLVDICLDAGVTMFDTADVYSAGASEEVLGEAVKGRRDQVILSTKAGLPMGDGPGDAGSSRARLINACNDALRRLGTDYLDLFQLHAFDAATPIGEVLSTLDDLVRAGKIRYVGVSNFAGWQLMKSLGIAERHGFPRYVAHQVYYSLVGRDYEWELMPLGLDQGVGALVWSPLGWGRLTGKVRRGQPLPPGSRLHQTADYGPPVDDEHLFRVVDVLDEIAEETGKSIPQIAINWLLRRPTVASVIIGARNEAQLRQNLGATGWELSADQAARLDAVSTRTAPYPYFPYRRQEGFARLNPSPV, encoded by the coding sequence CTGAGCCTCGGCGCAGGGACCTTCGCCGGCCGGGGCCCGCTTTTCGGTGCCTGGGGAAACACGGATGCCGACGAAGCACGTCGCCTTGTCGACATCTGCCTGGACGCCGGTGTCACCATGTTCGACACCGCCGACGTCTACTCCGCGGGCGCGTCGGAGGAGGTGCTGGGGGAAGCGGTCAAGGGGCGCCGGGACCAGGTGATCCTGTCCACCAAGGCCGGCTTGCCGATGGGGGACGGACCCGGCGATGCGGGCTCTTCCCGTGCGCGCCTGATCAATGCGTGTAACGACGCGCTGCGGCGACTCGGAACCGACTACCTCGATCTGTTCCAGCTGCATGCGTTCGATGCCGCTACGCCGATCGGGGAGGTGCTGTCCACGCTCGACGATCTCGTGCGGGCAGGCAAGATCCGCTACGTCGGTGTCTCCAACTTCGCCGGCTGGCAGTTGATGAAGTCCCTCGGGATCGCCGAGCGGCACGGTTTCCCGCGCTACGTCGCCCATCAGGTCTACTACTCGCTGGTCGGCCGTGACTACGAGTGGGAGCTGATGCCACTCGGACTCGACCAGGGCGTCGGCGCGCTGGTCTGGAGCCCGCTCGGCTGGGGGCGACTCACCGGCAAGGTACGGCGTGGTCAACCCCTCCCGCCGGGCAGTCGTCTGCATCAGACCGCCGACTACGGCCCGCCGGTGGACGACGAACACCTCTTCCGTGTGGTCGACGTCCTCGACGAGATCGCCGAGGAGACCGGCAAGAGCATCCCGCAGATCGCGATCAACTGGCTGCTGCGACGACCGACGGTCGCATCGGTCATCATCGGTGCCCGGAACGAGGCGCAACTCCGCCAGAACCTCGGCGCCACCGGCTGGGAACTGAGCGCCGATCAGGCCGCGAGGCTCGACGCCGTCAGCACCAGAACCGCGCCCTATCCGTACTTTCCCTACCGGCGCCAGGAAGGTTTTGCGCGGCTGAACCCGTCCCCGGTGTGA